AAGATTTACGCTGATAGGAGGGTTCGTGATGTTACTTTTATGGTTAGGGAGAAGATACTTGTtaaggtgtcacccatgaagggtgttatgaggttcggaaagaaggtcaagttgagccctcggtttattgggccgtttgaggtacttcaaagggttggagaggtggcttataagcttgccttgccacctagtttgtcgagtatgcatccagtatttcatgtatatatgctccgaaagtatgtcggcgatccgtctcatgttttggatttcagcacggttcagttggatgatgatttgacttatgatgtggagttggTGGCCAATTTGGatcagcaggttcgaaagttgaggtcaaaggacatagcttcagtgaaggtgtagtcgaaaggtcagccagttgaggaggctacttgaaaaaccgagcgggagatgtggagcagatatccatgcctatttgagactccaagtacgtTTCAATACCCGTTCGAGGAAGAATGTTtctttaagagagggaggatgtaacgacacggccggtcattttgagagttctagccctgttcccccatttactgttcattCCCTGcataattattgttatgtgacttgccgcgGTATTTGGCTCGGGTCCGGaaaggtttcggaatgaatttagacacttagtctcaaggttgaaagcttaagttgaaaaggttgaccggatgttgacttatgtgtaaacgacttcgggatagagttttgatggttctgttagctctgttgggtgattttggacttcagagtgtgtccggattgtgaattggagatcgtagttgaattaggcttgagatggcaaaagttgaaaatttagaagtctGACCGAGAAAGGaatttgtggttaccgggctcgaaaTGGGATtgcgggagttggagtaggtctgtggtgtcatttgtgacgtgtgttcaaaatttaaggtcaatcagacgtgaattgataggtttcggcatcgtttgtagaaattagaattccttagttttcattaggcttgaattggggtgaaattcatgtttttgatgttgtttgatgtgatttgagggcttgactaagtttgcatcatgttttaggacttgtatgtatgtttggttgaggtcccgtgggcctcggtAGTGATTCGGCTCGAAATCGGATTGGatttttggaatttttgaagGCTTGTGTGTTCTGGTATGGTGCAACTGCACCTGCTAGGGaacggccgcaggtgcggaaccagaGAAGTAGCCCTAAGGTCGCAGATGCAATTCTGTGCGAAGACAAGGTTTGCGCATGTGCGatggaaaattccgcacctgcgatctcgTAGATGTGAAggctggtcgcagaagcggagatggCTTGGAGTCGctgatccgcagaagcggatagacTTGCGCAGATGAGCACCCGCAGGAGCGGGAtttgggaccgcagaagcgattgGTCGGCCCTAAAGTGACCTCCGCAGAtgtggatttttgaccgcagaagcggattcttggaccgcagaagcgggatagCTGGACAACGTTTAAATCCGAAGGATTTcgtgatttctctcattttggactttgcaaactcgatctaaggcaatttttgggaggattttcgaggggtttcttgaggtaagtcacttgtgggtAAATTTATACAATAATTTTGTTTCTCGATTGAATtccccacctagattgtgtggttttgaggtgtaattttgggagttgaggctagggatttagagagtttAAATTGGCGACTTGGGTGTCGATtcggtgttggattttggtaaatttcacatggttggactcgtagttgaatgggcttccgtattttgtgacttttattggattcagagacatgggcccgggggcggcTTTTGAGTCGACCTTTTGACTTTTgaataataacttagtattttcttatggaattaattcctttagccggTGTTGATTGTGTcaaactgtttgtggctagatttaaggcatttggaggctgatttgccaggcaagggcgtgttggagtagggatttgcacggtttgagataagtaacaattctaaacttggttctgagggtataaaaccacgaattatgtgtcatgtgattggtgttgtggtgacacacatgctaggtgacaggcgtgtgggcatgcaccatagtaattgtgactcagtcaattccatggaactgtatagttgaataatctattgatatccgtatattctccatgtgttatagaaattgaactgcaaatcatgttagaaaacatgcttaggctatatgttgaTACTCCAGGGACCCCCAAAGGtcatgttacatgttgaattatattttaaattgccactttttactcagtcacagtttttacttgcatattatatctcagtctctgatgTTCTttgttgatgcattatatcaCCGTTGTTTGGGTTGtttatcatgattattgagagtagagagactggagagattgatgactaagtgaggctgaagtcctgattatgaggatatttatgggatcgggctgcacgacgcatcatgtttatttgattcattCCATAATTGGCTTAttgtagcgcttgggctgaaggagcccctctggagtctgcacgcccacagtgagtgcaggtacctactgagtgcgagtgccgagtgactttGAGGAATTAGTGGTAGTGAGGTTGGAGTggatgggaggactgagtgactgttactctgagaatATGTACTTGATTTCAATACTGTTTACGTCAGCTGGCATATATCACTATCATGTAGTTTCTGAGAGATACTATATCATGTTTTAATTGAGcttgacatgaattaactgtttGGGCTTCaaatgtcgaacttgaaagcatgtctttCTTCATGtattatattttttgtaattgaactgtctctgtgaagctcgtcactagtttcagtccaatagttagtcttgttacttactgagttggttgtactcatactacactctgcacttcatgtgcagatccaggtatttccggatattgtgggtgttgattatctgagCAGCTTGATCATTCAGAGATTTCGAGGCAGTTGCCCAGCGttcgcaaaccttgactctccctccctatctttcagctttatgtattttgttttaattttcatAGATAGTATTTTCAGACTCgtgttgtatagacgctcataTACTCAGTGTCACCCTGGTTTTAGGATCTTCCGTATTGAGTTTTAACTTTCTATCCAGTTTATGAGAGCTTTAACTTTTTAAACATGTGttatttcatttttcatttataggtgttggaaatatttttgaggtgtcggcttacctagtaccacgttaggcgccatcacgacaggataTGTTTTTGGTGGTGacaagtgcttagccttatgcaatgatgagggcaatacttagccttatgcaaagaatAAGGGTAGGGCTTAGCCCTATGTAATAATGGAGGCAGCTTTTATCCTCATGCGAAggatgagggcaatgcttagccctatgtagacaatgagggcagtgcttagccctatgcaatagTGGAGGCTGCATTTAACCTCATACGAAggatgagggcaatgcttagccctatgtagagaaaggtagtgtttagccttatacaatgatgagggcaatgcttagccctatgcagagaaatCAACGATTAAATGTGAGAGGGAAAGTAGTCCTTAGCTTGACGCGtttctgcttggtgacttctgtCGGTGTGAAGATAACATTCTTGTTATATATTTGTGGACATGTCCGTTATGCCTGCGTCCAAAGAAATATCGtgagtttttgtttttttttttgggggggtggggtgggggggaaGGTTGGTCCGCGCTTTTGATTCCTCATTTCACCTTTTCTCCTCGCCTTGATGCTTTGTTCGAGTCACCCTAGCTAACATCTCGCTACTGCataaatgaaattttcaaaaatatgcaTTTGTGAGAAATACAGTTGTTCAAAATATGTGATGAtgcataaaaaaaataattttgtcaaATCGGAGACTGTGACAcgttttgagacattgcaaccttcTAAATTCAGTATTTTGTGGACCCTACTCAAAATTAttccccagtttaaatgcatactctCGGCAATACACTTCTTGGAAATCCTTGACGTAGTGAGATTGACAAAAACTCGAAATCATGCCCTGGTTCCTGATCGTAGAGGGGAatcaaaattttattatattgtgaccgaacccacagggctgcctacgtttcccctcttaaacgggaatcatcTCAAGCGTAGTTCATGTTACATCAAAGGtaagtgcaaacataatcttaaatgTAATATCTCTTGACagcgtctgaattgataggttttggccatatttctccatccatttctgcaagtataagcgcTCCTCATGTTAGTACTCGGTGAAACATGTAAGAGCCTTGCCAGTTAGGTGAGAATATTCCTTTGGCCTCGTCCTGATGCAGGAAGATCCACTTCAacaccaattgccccggtgtAAATTGCCTTGATttaacctttttgttgaaagccctTGCTATTCTATTCTGATAGAGTTAACCATGACACACTGCGTTCATTCTCTTACCGTCAATGAGATACATTTGCTCAAAGAGGCTCTGTATCCATTCTGCAATGCTGAACTCGGCCTCCTGTATGATTCTTAGGGAAGGAATCTCCACCTCGACGGGTATAATagcttcagtaccatagaccagtAGATAGGGGGTTGCCTCAGTTGACATACGAACTGTGGTACGGTACCCAAGAaaagcaaatggtagcttctcatgccattgcttgtagttgtccaccatcttccttaatatcttcttgatgttcttgttggcggctatcacagctccattcatttgcggtcTGTATGCCGTAGAATTTtggtgcttgatcttgaatgtttcacacatggctcTTATCATATCACTAtagagattggcggcattgtcagtaatgattgactcaggtactccaaGTCGACAAACAATACGATCCCGAACAAAATCTACTTCGACCTTCTTAGTCACAGCTTTATAGGAAGCAACTTCGACCCATTTTGTTAAGTAATAtatagccaccaaaatgaacCTGCGTCAGTTTGAAGCAGCAGGTTCAATTGGTTcgatgacgtccattccccaggcagagaaaggccagggtgaactTGTTGTATTGAGTTCGTTGGGTGGCACCCATATCATATCAGATTGTACCTGGAATTGGTGGCACTTCTGTACATATTTGATGCAGTAtgtctccatagtcatccaaaaataccatGCCCTATATCTTCTTGGCAAGAACGAACatattcatgtgaggtccgcaggtTCCGGCGTGTATTTCTTCAAGAAATCTAGATGCCTCTTTGGCATCGACACATCACAGCAATTCCAAGTTAGGAGTCCTTCTATATAGAATTCCTCCGCTCTAAGCCAATCTTCAAAGCGTGCGCTTCTGAGTTTGTGTAGCATTTTTTGGGTATTCTCCTTTCTCAAAATACTCCTTGATATCGTGAAACCATGGCTTTCCATCAAATTCCTCTtaaacatgagcacaataagctggctacCTATGAATCCCTATCGGGATAGTATCAATAAAATTtttgtctggatgttgtatcatggaaggcAAGGTAGCCAGCGCATTTGCGAACCCGTTATGAATTATCGGAATGTGTTTGAATtttatctttgtgaacctcttgatcaaatcTTGCACACAATGCAAGTATGGCGATAATTTAGTGTTcttggtagcccattctcctagtaaTTGGTGTATCGGCAgatctgaatctccgattaccagaAACTCCTAAATATTCATGTTGATGGCCGACTTGagccccaagatgcaagcctcgtattctgcatattgttggtgcatgggaaCCTGAGCTTGACGTACACAGGGTAgtgttgaccggtttctgataCTAAAACAGCTCTGATACCCACTCATTTCATGTTTGTGGCTCCGTTgaaaaacatcctccaaccatcatatgttTTGGAAATATCTTCCCCCACAAACAACATTTCCTCGTCAggaaaatacgtcttcaatgGTTTGTATTCTCCGTTTACGGGGTTCTTTTCCAGGTGAtcggccaatgcttgcccttgaccgccttctgagtcacatagatgatgtcgaactcacttagcaatatatgccactttgctaacttacccgtaggcatgggtttttgAATGATGTATTTCAGTGGATCCAtctttgatatgagatatgtagtgcaTGCGCATAAGTAGTGTCTTAACTTTTGGGTTATCTATGTCAAAGCATAAcaggtgcgttccaacaaagagtacTGGGCTTCGTAaggcgtgaacttcttactcaggtAGTATATCGCCTGCTCTTTCCTCCCGGtttcatcatgttgccccaggatGCAACCAAAGGCTCCATCCAACATGGATAGGTATAGCAATAAAGATCTTCCGGGCTCTGGTGGGACCAACACGAGCGACTTAGAGaagtactccttgattttgtcaaatGCCTTTTGACATTCTTCGGTCCAGCTCGTTGCATCATATTTCTTTAGCATTTTGAAGATTGGCTCATATATTACTATTGAATGTGCCATAAAacggctgatataattgaggcatcctagaaaactcatcacgtCCTGGTTTTTTGGCGGTGGCAAGTCCtgaatagctttgatttttgatggATCTAGCTCAGTACCACGACGACTGATGATTAAATCCAGCAACTTCTTAGCGGAGACTCCAAAAGGACATTTCTCATGATTTAGCTACAGATTGTACTTTCGAAGCCAGTCGAAAAACTTCCTCAGGTATGTTATGTGATCCAAACTTCTCtaagatttgatgataacatcatccacgtatacctctatttccttgtgtatcatatcgTGGAAAAGagtagtcatggctctcatgtaggtaGCCCCAGAGTTCTTCAAAtcaaatggcatcattttgtaacaatatatcccCATGGCGTGATGAAGGTTTTTTTTTAGGCGTCCACTTCGTCCATCCAAATCTGGTGATATCCTGCAAAGCAATCcataaaggattggagttcatgcttggcacaggtTTTGATCAGTATCTGTATATTAGGCaatgggaaatcatccttaggacttacTTTGTTTATATGTCGATAGTCAACGCACACCCTGaccttcccatccttcttcgaaACTGGTACGATGTTGGCTAACCAAGTTGGATACTCGACCACCCGAAGGACCTTGGCTTTGATATGCTTGGTAACCTCTTCCTTTATCTttagactcatatctggcttgaatttcctGAGCTTCTGTTTCACCGGCGGGCATGTAGGGTTGGTaagtagcttgtgagctactatggatgtgcttaacccaTTCATGTTgccgtaggaccatgcaaaaatatcctcatattcttTAGAAACCTGGTATACTCTACCTTCTCTGaaggtgatagatgaatgcttatgcgagtttctttgattGTTTCAGAATCCGCTAAGTTAACCGCCTCAGTTTCTTCCAAATTGGATTTTGGTTTAttctcaaaattctctacttctttgacaatttccttAGGTATTATATCATCCTCCAAATCTTTCGAATCACTTTTCTTATGTcgtgttgtctcattacatgtcacagtcgtaggttcatcaggatatgtaataattatgctaaaaacaaatgtagaaagataataataaataaataaaaagcaataatgcattaataaaacttaaaattatCAACAAGTACCACTCGAtgtctcgagtaattatttcaaaacaaaacattgAAAATGTCTAAAATGCCCAAAAacgattttaaaataaatcatgTTAATTTTGCCAAGGCTACCCAGGTACACGGCGAGCCCGGGATgatgcagcagtccagttcttgagagcAGCTCCTTCTCTCACTCTCTGAATGGTagggtcttcctcctcctcctctaagATTGCACTGCAGTCTATATCTTCCTCATGCAAAAACAACTTCCTCATATCAGCCAAAACCTTGTCTTCCTCGGATTCCCAAATCACATCAGTCTGGCGGAATGTCTGGTGCAGcggtggtatgggttgttccaaTGGATAGTAAGAGTCATGCCACAGCGGTGTCCAATCCTGATATTCTTGCATGTTATATTCATACCTGAGACCAAAGGTTGTTCCATGATATTGTGGTCGTATCGGTTCCGTGATCCCTTGAAGCTTTGGAccaagacccttgcctggttcataccCCAACCACATCAGTATGCTCTCTATCTTGCTGCTCCACCATCGACCCTTTTCAATTGCATTTACTCGCTCAATGTTGTGGTATGTTTCTCCTCCCAATTTGCAATTATTCTCGATAACTGGCATAATCTAGTTGGTTTAGATAGGGTTACTTCCATCTCTGTGAATAATCACCTCTTGATGATTCCACTCTAACGTCAAAGCTTGGTGCAGAGTAGAAGCGACTGCCCCagctgcatgtatccatggtcgtcccaataACAAGTTGTAGGTGGCGGATATGTCTATCACTTGGAATTCAACGTCAAACCAGGTCGGGCCCATCTgcagatcaaggttgatttctccaATAGTAGCTCTCTAAGACCCATCAaatgccttcacattcatgcttcccatccaTATCTCATGCAGTCCTTTACCCAGTCTTTTCAAAGTTGTCAGCGGGCATATATTTAGACTCGAACCCACATCTATCAGAACCCTagcaatgaacttgtcttcatATTGCATAGTGATATGCATTGctttgttgtgactcaacccCTCCGGTGGTAACTCATCTTAGTGGAAAGTAATCTTGTGGCTCTCCAGTACCTGTCCTACCATATTGGccatctccccactagtgatCAGGTAGGCACATAAGCTTCACATAATACCTTTATCAAGTCATTCTTGGGCGCATCTGAATTTTGCAGCAACGGTAAGATGGATATATGGGCGGGAGTCTTGTTCAGGTGATCAACAACAGAGTATTCCCTCGCATGTaccttcctccaaagatcatcaGTGCCTATCTCCATG
The DNA window shown above is from Nicotiana tomentosiformis chromosome 8, ASM39032v3, whole genome shotgun sequence and carries:
- the LOC138898058 gene encoding uncharacterized protein, giving the protein MPVIENNCKLGGETYHNIERVNAIEKGRWWSSKIESILMWLGYEPGKGLGPKLQGITEPIRPQYHGTTFGLRYEYNMQEYQDWTPLWHDSYYPLEQPIPPLHQTFRQTDVIWESEEDKVLADMRKLFLHEEDIDCSAILEEEEEDPTIQRVREGAALKNWTAASSRARRVPGIIITYPDEPTTVTCNETTRHKKSDSKDLEDDIIPKEIVKEVENFENKPKSNLEETEAVNLADSETIKETRISIHLSPSEKVEYTRISPDLDGRSGRLKKNLHHAMGIYCYKMMPFDLKNSGATYMRAMTTLFHDMIHKEIELNHEKCPFGVSAKKLLDLIISRRGTELDPSKIKAIQDLPPPKNQDVMSFLGCLNYISRFMAHSIVIYEPIFKMLKKYDATSWTEECQKAFDKIKEYFSKSLVLVPPEPGRSLLLYLSMLDGAFGCILGQHDETGRKEQAIYYLSKKFTPYEAQFILVAIYYLTKWVEVASYKAVTKKVEVDFVRDRIVCRLGVPESIITDNAANLYSDMIRAMCETFKIKHQNSTAYRPQMNGAVIAANKNIKKILRKMVDNYKQWHEKLPFAFLGYRTTVRMSTEATPYLLVYGTEAIIPVEVEIPSLRIIQEAEFSIAEWIQSLFEQMYLIDGKRMNAVCHG